The Candidatus Bathyarchaeum sp. genome window below encodes:
- a CDS encoding mechanosensitive ion channel family protein, whose protein sequence is MTYVVEWLIANQMFIVTVIATLIGAFLAIKIFNRLINSLEKRGELEKGKLANLKKFFQFVTYLIAGVILLSSVTEDITGAFAGLGISALIIGFGLNNIIENWVSGVLLISGKTYAIGDVIRIGDLTGTVSDISLRTTKLKTYDRNEIIIPNSVLVKEKIINLTGGSRESVVSITFAVDYTVNIEKVKPIIEKVLKNHKSVIFNLKRRREIRFIFRNKEWANEIEVLFWINDPSDEEFIKSNIAEIIQKEFKNECILPPLPAVMRREFLNGQKPSDEQKIE, encoded by the coding sequence ATGACTTATGTTGTTGAATGGCTAATCGCGAATCAGATGTTTATCGTAACGGTTATTGCTACACTAATCGGGGCCTTTCTGGCCATCAAAATATTCAACAGATTAATCAATAGTCTTGAAAAAAGAGGAGAATTAGAAAAAGGCAAGCTTGCCAATCTAAAAAAATTTTTCCAATTTGTTACTTACTTAATAGCGGGCGTTATTCTTCTTTCGTCTGTAACTGAGGATATCACTGGAGCCTTTGCTGGCTTGGGCATAAGTGCATTAATTATTGGCTTTGGTTTGAACAACATTATAGAAAACTGGGTTTCTGGTGTGCTATTAATTTCTGGGAAAACATATGCAATTGGTGATGTAATTAGAATAGGAGATTTAACTGGAACAGTTAGTGACATATCTTTGAGAACAACCAAGCTGAAAACATATGATCGAAATGAAATAATAATTCCAAACTCTGTTTTGGTGAAAGAAAAAATAATTAACCTCACAGGGGGTTCTCGGGAATCTGTTGTCTCGATAACTTTTGCAGTAGACTATACTGTTAATATTGAAAAAGTCAAACCAATAATTGAAAAAGTCTTGAAAAATCACAAGTCTGTAATTTTTAACCTCAAAAGAAGAAGAGAAATTCGTTTTATTTTCCGAAACAAAGAATGGGCAAACGAAATTGAGGTTCTGTTTTGGATAAATGACCCCTCTGATGAAGAATTTATAAAATCTAATATTGCCGAGATTATTCAAAAAGAGTTCAAGAATGAATGCATACTACCACCTCTTCCTGCGGTAATGCGCAGAGAATTTCTTAATGGACAAAAACCATCTGATGAACAAAAAATAGAGTAA
- the surE gene encoding 5'/3'-nucleotidase SurE, protein MPTILVTNDDGIDSIGLSVLAKQLTHLGEVVVVTPGCQRSGVGKSISIGQVKICDANLGDGITAYATTGTPADSFLIAINKILKKMPDLLVSGINIGPNLGIDDVLTSGTVGAAFEAAIHNIPAIAVSYCLSELSENTLGTTRFSIKDLELAASLGYKASKHVLESGMPADVDIISINVPENADPKNVQLTRLCYDGYGDIHDEISDGYEIKSWALHHYPDGDPGTDLHAIKNGNHVSVTPIKLEFPHNTTVMKALLDSLSD, encoded by the coding sequence GTGCCTACAATACTAGTAACAAATGATGACGGTATTGACTCCATCGGATTATCTGTGCTCGCAAAGCAGTTGACGCACCTAGGAGAGGTCGTAGTAGTAACTCCAGGATGTCAAAGGAGCGGTGTAGGAAAATCTATCAGCATTGGTCAGGTGAAAATATGTGACGCTAACCTTGGTGATGGCATAACTGCATATGCTACAACTGGCACGCCTGCTGACTCATTTTTGATTGCCATTAACAAAATTCTTAAAAAAATGCCTGATTTGCTTGTTTCTGGAATTAACATTGGTCCCAACCTTGGAATTGATGACGTGCTAACTTCTGGAACTGTAGGCGCAGCCTTTGAAGCCGCAATCCATAACATACCTGCGATTGCTGTTTCTTATTGTTTGTCTGAACTTTCAGAAAACACCCTTGGAACTACCCGTTTTTCCATAAAAGACTTGGAACTAGCGGCTAGTCTGGGATACAAAGCATCTAAACACGTATTAGAATCTGGTATGCCTGCTGATGTGGATATCATTTCTATTAATGTTCCTGAAAATGCTGATCCCAAAAATGTTCAACTTACTCGTCTTTGTTATGACGGCTATGGGGACATACATGATGAAATCAGTGACGGTTACGAAATCAAAAGCTGGGCCCTGCATCACTATCCTGATGGTGACCCGGGAACAGATTTACATGCCATAAAAAATGGTAATCATGTTTCAGTAACTCCAATTAAGTTGGAGTTTCCTCACAACACAACTGTAATGAAAGCTCTGTTGGACTCACTTTCTGACTAG
- a CDS encoding NADH-quinone oxidoreductase subunit H — protein sequence MALDLVFLVRTLVFPGFLFLLVLVLFFDWFERKLTARFQNRMGPSYAGPFGILQPLADYIKLFSKEDITPKQTNKALFIVAPILAFSLYVFALFFIPIDGSNVILGSSFEGDLLLVMLLLTLANFALFLSGWSSLNPYSGIGATRVLTQFLGYDIPLVLLAIGPAYLAKSLSITTITASQNIPFLALTPWCCALFIIVLQAELEKDPFDIPHAETEIVGGYETEYSGRKLAFIKLGEDFQFLVGASLVTMLFLGGAHGPIFFGPPEIWYAFWFMVKTLGVVFVLEYIGNVSARLRIDQVVHGNWKLLIPLSLLSLALTIIVEPLLRSVIG from the coding sequence TTGGCACTGGACTTAGTTTTTCTTGTGAGAACTCTGGTGTTTCCAGGTTTCCTGTTTCTGTTAGTTCTTGTACTTTTCTTTGACTGGTTTGAAAGAAAATTGACTGCAAGATTCCAAAACCGTATGGGACCGTCCTATGCTGGTCCTTTTGGTATTCTTCAGCCCCTTGCAGATTACATCAAACTATTTTCAAAAGAAGACATCACACCAAAACAAACCAACAAAGCACTGTTTATTGTAGCTCCCATTCTCGCATTTTCTTTGTATGTGTTTGCCCTCTTCTTTATTCCAATTGATGGCTCAAATGTTATTTTAGGCTCAAGTTTTGAGGGCGATTTACTTTTAGTCATGCTTTTGCTGACTCTTGCTAACTTTGCACTTTTCCTGTCTGGCTGGTCTTCATTGAATCCTTACAGTGGAATTGGTGCAACTCGCGTTTTAACCCAATTCCTTGGTTATGATATTCCTCTTGTTCTTCTTGCAATTGGCCCTGCTTATCTGGCCAAAAGTTTGTCAATTACCACCATCACGGCAAGTCAAAATATTCCGTTTCTTGCTTTGACTCCATGGTGTTGCGCGTTATTTATTATTGTTTTACAGGCTGAATTAGAAAAAGACCCCTTCGATATTCCTCACGCCGAAACTGAAATCGTTGGTGGCTATGAAACTGAATACAGTGGAAGAAAACTTGCCTTCATAAAACTTGGAGAAGATTTCCAGTTCTTGGTTGGGGCCTCTTTGGTAACAATGTTATTCTTAGGCGGAGCACATGGACCCATATTCTTTGGTCCCCCTGAAATATGGTATGCCTTCTGGTTTATGGTAAAAACCCTTGGTGTGGTTTTTGTTCTTGAATATATCGGCAATGTTTCTGCTCGATTACGTATCGACCAAGTTGTCCATGGAAACTGGAAACTGTTGATTCCATTGTCACTTCTTTCTCTTGCTCTTACAATAATTGTCGAACCCCTATTGCGGTCGGTGATTGGTTAA
- a CDS encoding 4Fe-4S binding protein yields the protein MPKKRRLPALIKDMGSCLFKKPFTRPYPFVSVQAPEGYRGRHTLDPIKCISCGLCERDCPANAIELVEVSGKRMPKFFLDRCIFCYQCAETCPRNAIELSPNYEMSTTDTKDLSVNPEEFLPERKLSQKEASK from the coding sequence ATGCCAAAAAAACGAAGATTACCCGCATTAATCAAGGACATGGGCTCATGTCTTTTCAAGAAGCCCTTTACTCGACCGTATCCATTTGTTTCAGTTCAAGCACCCGAAGGATACAGAGGCAGACATACATTAGACCCAATAAAGTGCATCAGTTGTGGACTGTGTGAACGAGACTGTCCAGCAAATGCAATTGAACTTGTAGAAGTTTCTGGAAAACGAATGCCGAAATTTTTCCTTGACCGTTGCATATTCTGTTATCAATGTGCAGAAACATGTCCAAGGAACGCAATTGAGCTATCTCCAAATTATGAGATGTCCACCACAGACACAAAAGACCTTTCAGTAAATCCAGAAGAGTTTCTGCCTGAAAGAAAACTATCTCAAAAGGAGGCTAGCAAGTAA
- the ndhC gene encoding NADH-quinone oxidoreductase subunit A codes for MLTESLIAFLIILVLATLIYLGSKVLIPKSSESKDKNEMYACGEKVSSKRLLVNVTLYKYLIFFVIIDSPALILAFAALALEMINPFTLLIYVGIILAADLLLLGGN; via the coding sequence ATGCTTACCGAATCTCTTATTGCATTTTTGATTATTCTGGTTCTTGCAACGCTGATTTATCTGGGCAGTAAAGTTCTGATACCCAAATCTTCTGAAAGCAAAGATAAAAATGAAATGTATGCTTGCGGAGAAAAGGTCAGTTCTAAGCGCTTGTTGGTTAATGTTACTTTGTATAAGTATCTAATATTTTTTGTAATCATAGATTCACCTGCACTGATTTTAGCCTTTGCCGCATTGGCCCTTGAAATGATCAACCCTTTCACATTACTGATTTATGTTGGAATAATCTTAGCAGCCGACTTACTGCTTCTCGGAGGCAACTAA
- a CDS encoding NADH-quinone oxidoreductase subunit C codes for MERFEKALEVLKNNLADSIDELKVPRPRKAYVFLKPENHREAISLLLKQVEETILSTITGVDLGEEIELNYHMICGGTVTLKIRVPKENPVTKSICDLIPGANLYEREVFDLLGVTFEGHPNMERLLLPESWPQGNYPLRRDWQAPEHQEDVFMSKDESQPESVSEASESLVNVIVGPQHPVLHEPEKFSFTLDGEKVVDVNARLGYVHRGIEKAAEKMMYFQDVYLVERICGICNAAHTTVFCQAVEDIANVETPPRAQYYRTIVHELNRIHSHLLLLGVAGHLLGFESLFQHVWRDREPIMDIVERITGNRLMSGFNTIGGVRRDIAPSTIEKTLKTLKDVRKRAVFYKNVFEEDATLRLRTEGVGVLSREDALKLCVVGPVLRGSGVASDVRKDEPYAAYDEIPFNVISYTDCDTWARLMVRVDEVVESINIVEYALANLPDGKIRVRVQRKIPEGEATSRVEAPRGALIHYVKSDGSAYPYRVKVRAPTLANLVAFPDAIRGGYVADIPSVMGSLDPCFSCTDRMAFIDTNNNKKWHWSLDDVNNQKNRKVLI; via the coding sequence ATGGAAAGATTTGAAAAAGCATTAGAAGTGTTAAAGAACAATTTGGCTGATTCGATTGATGAGTTAAAGGTCCCTAGGCCAAGGAAAGCTTACGTTTTTCTTAAACCTGAAAATCACAGAGAGGCAATTTCATTGCTCTTGAAACAGGTTGAGGAAACAATACTTTCAACTATTACTGGAGTTGATTTGGGGGAAGAAATTGAACTAAACTATCACATGATTTGTGGTGGAACAGTTACTCTGAAGATTCGGGTTCCCAAAGAAAATCCTGTAACCAAATCGATTTGTGACCTTATTCCTGGCGCTAATTTGTATGAGCGTGAAGTCTTCGACCTGTTAGGCGTAACTTTTGAAGGCCACCCTAACATGGAACGCTTGTTGCTCCCTGAAAGTTGGCCTCAAGGAAATTATCCTCTTCGCAGAGATTGGCAAGCCCCAGAACATCAAGAAGACGTTTTCATGTCCAAAGACGAGTCCCAACCTGAATCTGTGAGTGAGGCTTCTGAGTCGTTGGTTAATGTTATTGTTGGTCCTCAGCACCCTGTTTTACACGAACCCGAAAAATTCTCATTCACCCTTGATGGTGAAAAAGTAGTTGACGTTAACGCACGCCTTGGATACGTTCATCGTGGCATCGAAAAAGCTGCAGAAAAAATGATGTATTTCCAAGATGTTTACTTGGTGGAACGAATCTGTGGTATCTGCAATGCTGCTCATACAACAGTTTTCTGTCAAGCAGTAGAAGACATAGCAAACGTGGAAACTCCACCCCGTGCACAGTATTATCGCACAATTGTTCATGAACTGAACCGAATTCACAGTCACCTATTATTGCTTGGTGTTGCTGGTCACTTGTTGGGTTTTGAATCTTTGTTCCAGCATGTTTGGCGTGACCGCGAACCAATAATGGACATAGTTGAACGAATAACAGGTAACCGTTTGATGAGTGGCTTTAACACTATTGGTGGTGTACGCCGAGATATTGCTCCAAGTACAATCGAAAAAACCCTAAAAACTCTTAAAGACGTCAGAAAACGTGCAGTTTTCTACAAGAATGTCTTCGAAGAAGACGCAACTTTACGGCTTAGAACCGAAGGTGTTGGTGTCTTAAGCAGGGAAGATGCTTTGAAACTGTGTGTTGTTGGTCCTGTTTTGCGTGGGTCTGGTGTTGCTTCTGATGTTCGAAAAGATGAACCTTATGCTGCGTATGACGAAATTCCTTTTAACGTAATTAGTTACACAGACTGTGACACTTGGGCTCGCCTTATGGTTCGCGTTGATGAAGTCGTAGAAAGTATAAACATTGTAGAATATGCTCTTGCTAACCTTCCAGATGGAAAGATACGTGTAAGGGTTCAACGAAAAATCCCTGAAGGTGAAGCTACCAGCCGTGTTGAAGCTCCCCGAGGTGCTCTTATTCATTATGTTAAAAGTGATGGAAGCGCATACCCATACCGCGTTAAAGTTCGTGCTCCAACATTGGCAAACCTTGTAGCATTTCCAGATGCAATACGTGGTGGTTATGTTGCTGACATTCCTTCAGTTATGGGCAGTTTGGATCCATGCTTTTCATGCACGGATCGTATGGCATTCATTGACACTAACAACAATAAGAAATGGCATTGGAGCCTAGACGACGTAAATAACCAAAAAAACAGGAAGGTGCTTATCTAG
- a CDS encoding acylphosphatase has protein sequence MRAHIFVSGKVQGVFFRASTRSEAIKLNVNGCVRNVSDGRVEAIFEGKRENVEQMIEFCRVGPRAADVSRTDVRWGKFIGEFTNFAVKEDLIL, from the coding sequence ATTAGAGCCCATATTTTCGTTAGTGGAAAAGTCCAAGGAGTGTTTTTTAGAGCATCCACTCGTTCCGAGGCAATTAAACTAAATGTGAATGGGTGTGTCAGAAATGTGTCTGATGGTAGGGTGGAAGCTATTTTTGAAGGAAAACGAGAAAACGTCGAACAAATGATTGAGTTTTGTCGTGTTGGACCCCGAGCAGCTGATGTTTCTCGAACTGATGTGCGTTGGGGGAAATTTATTGGTGAATTCACTAACTTTGCTGTAAAAGAAGACCTTATCTTGTAA
- a CDS encoding arcadin 1 yields the protein MTRVRVQKIESTKDPEGNLGKRIELIEDRVIPRFAVKPATEEARMVQEVMKSLQQQLPMVANQTSQFAVPKMILFLTELEYEQLGIQFDVNQIYELEMFGQTMHFKKIT from the coding sequence ATGACGCGTGTCCGAGTTCAAAAAATCGAATCAACAAAAGACCCTGAAGGTAACCTAGGCAAACGCATCGAACTAATTGAAGACCGTGTAATCCCTCGTTTTGCTGTCAAACCTGCAACCGAAGAAGCACGTATGGTACAAGAAGTAATGAAAAGCCTGCAACAACAACTCCCTATGGTTGCAAACCAAACAAGCCAGTTCGCTGTTCCTAAAATGATTTTGTTTCTTACTGAATTGGAATACGAACAACTAGGAATCCAGTTTGACGTAAACCAAATTTACGAATTAGAAATGTTCGGACAAACTATGCACTTCAAAAAAATAACATAA
- a CDS encoding ribbon-helix-helix domain-containing protein, with protein MKLVTVLLPEAYLTGLDELVRSGMYPSRSAAIRAAVRDMLKKELWGKRE; from the coding sequence ATGAAACTGGTAACCGTTCTTCTTCCAGAAGCATATTTGACTGGACTTGACGAGCTAGTGCGATCAGGGATGTACCCAAGTCGAAGTGCTGCAATCAGGGCTGCTGTTCGAGACATGTTAAAGAAAGAACTTTGGGGCAAACGGGAATAA
- a CDS encoding NADH-quinone oxidoreductase subunit B family protein, whose protein sequence is MPDLGLLKWARRNSPWLLHFNTGACNGCDIEVVSLLTPRYDVERFGAKLEPSPRHADVLVVTGPVTRQCAPRLKMIYEQMPSPKFVVAVGACSCSGGIFQNCYNISGRLDEIIPVDVYVPGCPPKPEAILQGVAKLLAKLKG, encoded by the coding sequence ATGCCCGACCTAGGACTACTAAAATGGGCAAGACGAAACTCACCTTGGCTTCTTCATTTTAATACTGGTGCCTGTAACGGATGCGACATTGAAGTAGTATCACTACTTACTCCCCGTTACGATGTGGAACGCTTTGGAGCAAAACTTGAGCCTTCTCCCCGTCATGCAGACGTTTTAGTTGTAACTGGACCTGTGACCAGACAATGCGCCCCTCGTCTGAAAATGATTTATGAGCAGATGCCTTCTCCGAAATTTGTTGTCGCTGTTGGTGCGTGTTCGTGTTCGGGGGGCATCTTTCAGAACTGTTACAACATTAGTGGACGTTTAGATGAAATAATTCCAGTTGATGTTTACGTTCCGGGTTGTCCTCCAAAACCCGAAGCAATCTTACAAGGTGTTGCTAAGTTGTTAGCGAAATTGAAGGGATGA